The proteins below are encoded in one region of Flavobacterium sp. IMCC34852:
- a CDS encoding glycosyltransferase family 4 protein — translation MSEPKKLLIITYYWPPAGGPGVQRWLKFVKYLPEFNVQPIVYVPENPTYPIIDNGLQSEVSEKAIILKNKIFEPYGLASFFSKNKTKKISSGIIPNQKKQSFLEKTLLWVRGNIFIPDARFLWVKPSVKYLTKYIQENNIDTIVTSGPPHSLHLIGLQLKKDLGVKWFADFRDPWTTIGYHKALKLSSSAEKKHKVLEKEVLTSADTIIVTSKTTKTEFEAITSKPIEVITNGYDIEKISKQPLDAKFTLAHIGSFLSERNPRILWKALKELTKENKDFKNDFQLKLIGAVSQEVLDTISEFKLNDYVLNLGYVSHQEAVEHQRKSQVLLLIEINSEDTKSIIPGKLFEYMVSERPIIAIGPESSDFAEIITSTNTGVFFTYDEKGKLKALLLKYYQEYQKQNLKVHAVGLQQYSRKSLTEQLSKLIS, via the coding sequence ATGTCTGAACCCAAAAAACTCCTAATCATCACTTATTATTGGCCACCGGCCGGTGGACCGGGCGTACAGCGTTGGTTAAAGTTTGTCAAGTATTTGCCGGAGTTCAACGTTCAGCCGATTGTGTATGTTCCTGAAAATCCAACGTATCCTATTATTGATAACGGTTTGCAAAGCGAGGTTTCGGAAAAAGCGATTATCCTGAAAAACAAAATCTTTGAACCTTACGGTTTGGCTTCGTTTTTTAGCAAAAACAAAACCAAAAAAATCAGTTCAGGCATTATTCCCAATCAAAAAAAACAATCGTTTTTAGAGAAAACTTTGCTTTGGGTACGCGGCAATATTTTTATCCCTGATGCACGGTTTCTTTGGGTCAAACCTTCGGTGAAATATTTGACTAAATATATTCAGGAAAACAATATTGACACGATTGTAACTTCAGGTCCGCCACATAGTTTGCACTTGATTGGTTTGCAATTAAAGAAAGATTTAGGCGTGAAATGGTTTGCCGATTTCCGCGATCCTTGGACGACTATTGGTTACCACAAAGCGTTGAAATTATCTTCTTCTGCCGAGAAAAAACACAAAGTATTAGAGAAAGAAGTTTTAACCTCAGCCGATACCATAATCGTAACGAGTAAAACCACCAAAACCGAATTTGAAGCGATTACATCCAAACCAATTGAAGTGATTACGAATGGTTACGATATCGAAAAAATCTCCAAACAACCTTTGGATGCGAAATTCACGTTGGCCCATATCGGTTCGTTTCTGTCGGAAAGAAATCCGAGAATCCTTTGGAAAGCCTTAAAAGAATTGACCAAAGAAAACAAAGACTTTAAAAACGATTTTCAACTCAAGCTAATCGGCGCCGTAAGTCAAGAAGTTTTAGATACGATTTCTGAATTCAAACTCAATGATTATGTATTGAATTTAGGTTACGTTTCTCACCAAGAAGCCGTTGAACACCAAAGGAAATCGCAGGTTTTATTGCTCATCGAAATCAATTCCGAAGACACCAAAAGCATCATCCCCGGAAAATTATTTGAATACATGGTTTCCGAAAGACCGATTATTGCGATTGGTCCGGAAAGTTCTGATTTTGCCGAAATCATCACTTCAACCAACACCGGCGTTTTCTTTACTTATGACGAAAAGGGAAAACTAAAAGCGCTACTTTTGAAATACTATCAGGAATACCAAAAGCAAAATTTAAAGGTTCACGCCGTTGGTTTGCAACAATATTCCAGAAAAAGTTTAACAGAGCAATTGTCTAAATTAATTTCGTAA
- a CDS encoding lipopolysaccharide biosynthesis protein: protein MGIVVNQSIKNTIITYIGFAIGAANTLFMYPHFLGEKFYGLTGYILSSANIIFPLMAFGVHNTLVKFFTQYKTEKEKSEFLTFVMILPLLVLIPLGLIGTIFYTDIASFLSRENPIISDFTWQIPVIGLCMGYFEIFYAWVKVHMQSVFGSFVKEVLLRVFISIFLFAVYFGTISAETFVDILMGIYLLTTLVMLFYANKVQSIQFSFKIPHNVKAVLTYSLFIILSGSIANMLLDIDKTMIAQYIKIENIAYYSVAIFIATVISVPSRAMHQITYPITAKLMTEGKHDELNDLYKKTSISLQIVGGLVLVGILVNINQLYLLLPENYRGGVFVVFVIGISKYFDLILGNNNAIIFNSKYYKAVLFLGLFLAVLAISLNDYFIPIYGINGAAIATLISITLYSLAKLLFVVLKMNLYPFTLKNIYALMIGLICFFAFYYWDFPFHPIVNIGFKSVLVSLVYVGLTYKANLSEEINNVILNVLKKIKIQ from the coding sequence ATGGGCATCGTCGTCAACCAATCCATCAAAAACACCATTATAACCTATATCGGGTTTGCGATTGGCGCGGCGAATACTTTGTTTATGTATCCGCATTTTTTGGGCGAGAAGTTTTATGGTTTAACCGGTTATATCTTGTCGTCAGCGAATATTATTTTTCCGTTGATGGCTTTTGGTGTTCACAACACCTTGGTCAAATTCTTCACCCAATACAAAACCGAAAAAGAAAAAAGCGAGTTCCTAACCTTTGTAATGATTCTACCGTTATTGGTACTCATTCCGTTAGGGCTTATCGGAACAATTTTCTACACCGATATCGCTTCATTTTTATCCCGAGAAAATCCTATCATCTCCGACTTCACTTGGCAAATTCCGGTGATTGGTTTGTGCATGGGGTATTTTGAAATTTTTTATGCTTGGGTAAAAGTCCATATGCAATCGGTGTTCGGGAGTTTTGTGAAAGAGGTTTTACTTCGGGTTTTTATTAGCATTTTTCTTTTCGCCGTTTATTTCGGTACCATTTCGGCCGAGACTTTTGTCGATATTTTGATGGGCATTTATTTGCTGACTACTTTAGTGATGTTGTTTTATGCCAATAAAGTACAGTCGATTCAATTCTCGTTTAAAATACCACACAATGTCAAAGCGGTGCTAACTTATTCGTTGTTCATCATTCTATCGGGAAGTATCGCTAATATGTTGCTCGACATCGACAAAACCATGATTGCACAATACATCAAGATTGAAAACATTGCCTACTATTCGGTGGCGATTTTTATTGCAACAGTGATTTCGGTTCCCAGTCGAGCCATGCACCAAATCACCTATCCGATTACGGCCAAATTAATGACCGAAGGCAAACACGACGAACTGAACGACTTGTATAAAAAGACTTCCATTTCGCTGCAAATCGTCGGCGGATTGGTTTTGGTTGGCATTCTGGTCAATATTAACCAGCTGTATTTACTTTTACCCGAAAACTACCGCGGCGGTGTTTTTGTGGTTTTTGTCATTGGTATTTCTAAATACTTCGATTTGATTTTGGGCAACAACAATGCGATTATTTTCAACTCCAAATATTATAAAGCGGTTTTATTTTTAGGATTGTTTTTAGCGGTTTTAGCCATTTCTTTAAACGATTATTTCATTCCGATTTATGGCATCAACGGTGCGGCGATTGCGACACTCATTTCGATTACGTTGTATAGTTTGGCCAAATTGCTTTTTGTGGTTTTAAAAATGAATCTTTATCCGTTTACATTAAAAAATATTTACGCTTTAATGATTGGATTGATTTGCTTCTTCGCCTTTTACTACTGGGATTTTCCTTTTCATCCGATAGTGAATATTGGTTTCAAATCGGTTTTGGTTTCTTTGGTTTATGTTGGGCTGACCTACAAAGCCAATCTTTCGGAAGAAATAAATAATGTAATTCTGAATGTGCTCAAAAAAATAAAAATCCAATAA
- a CDS encoding DM13 domain-containing protein has product MKTILSLFTLLLLFTSCEVEGELTRDIVEEEVSNEAVLRSTGTFNPTGGISGSGTVKIYQLGNAYTLKLENYSISAGPDLKVYLSKADSPSDFVNLGNVNPDVTYSIPQQVNLADYPYVLIHCQQYNHLFAIAALQSN; this is encoded by the coding sequence ATGAAAACAATTCTTTCCCTTTTTACCCTATTATTACTTTTTACTTCGTGTGAAGTCGAAGGCGAACTAACCCGCGATATAGTTGAAGAAGAAGTCAGCAATGAGGCAGTTTTGCGCTCTACCGGAACTTTCAATCCAACCGGTGGAATATCAGGCAGCGGAACGGTAAAAATTTACCAATTGGGCAACGCTTACACTTTAAAATTAGAAAACTATTCCATTTCAGCCGGGCCGGATTTAAAAGTCTATTTATCCAAAGCAGATTCGCCGTCTGACTTTGTCAACTTAGGCAATGTCAATCCGGATGTGACTTATTCAATACCACAGCAGGTAAACCTTGCCGATTATCCTTATGTTTTAATTCATTGCCAGCAATACAACCATTTGTTTGCAATTGCGGCTTTACAATCTAATTAA
- a CDS encoding YciI family protein, with protein MKNITFILLLLSALGFAQESNPDYDEQLAKSLNADEYGMKTYVFCILKTGSNTTATKEERAQLFEGHMANINKLADEGKLVVAGPFMKNDKNYRGIFIFNVSTLEAANALVESDPAVKAKIFEAEMTVWYCSAALQQVNELHNKVAKKKM; from the coding sequence ATGAAAAATATCACCTTTATCCTTTTATTGTTGTCCGCCTTAGGCTTTGCCCAAGAAAGCAATCCGGACTATGATGAGCAACTAGCCAAATCACTCAATGCCGATGAGTATGGCATGAAAACCTATGTGTTTTGCATTTTGAAAACCGGGAGCAATACAACCGCAACCAAAGAAGAGCGGGCCCAACTTTTCGAAGGTCACATGGCCAACATCAACAAACTGGCCGACGAAGGCAAACTGGTCGTGGCCGGACCATTCATGAAAAACGACAAAAATTACCGTGGCATTTTTATATTCAACGTCAGTACACTAGAAGCTGCCAACGCTTTGGTCGAATCTGATCCGGCGGTAAAAGCCAAAATTTTTGAAGCTGAAATGACGGTTTGGTATTGCAGTGCTGCTTTACAACAAGTCAATGAACTGCACAACAAAGTCGCTAAGAAAAAAATGTAG
- the gloA2 gene encoding SMU1112c/YaeR family gloxylase I-like metalloprotein, which yields MLNKVHHIAIICSNYELSKKFYTEILGLQIIQEVYREERQSFKLDLSLNGNYIIELFSFPNPPKRISRPEATGLRHLAFEVDNIETVVDHLAQYNIIAETIRIDEYTGKRFTFISDPDGLPIEFYER from the coding sequence ATGCTCAACAAAGTCCACCACATTGCCATCATCTGTTCGAATTATGAGCTTTCTAAAAAATTTTATACCGAAATTCTGGGCTTGCAAATCATTCAGGAAGTGTATCGCGAAGAACGACAATCCTTCAAATTAGACCTTTCGCTTAACGGTAATTATATAATCGAATTGTTTTCGTTTCCCAATCCGCCCAAAAGGATTTCAAGACCGGAAGCTACAGGTTTGCGCCATTTGGCTTTTGAAGTAGATAATATTGAAACCGTCGTAGATCATTTGGCACAATACAACATCATCGCCGAGACTATTCGAATAGATGAATACACTGGAAAAAGATTCACTTTCATTAGCGATCCCGATGGCTTACCGATAGAATTTTATGAGCGATAA
- a CDS encoding SRPBCC domain-containing protein gives MIRLTFSIDINASKEKVWYSLWDEENYEAWVSAFCEGSYAISDWNQGSKIYFLDQNGSGMNSEIALNKPFETMLFRHLGELKEYVEQPATETTKAWSGAEERYDLNESNGITTVTVTIDLVEKYLDYFKETFPIALEKLKAIAESDTKTITVKTTLDVSLEEVWNKFTQPEHIVNWNFASEDWHCPKAENHLDVGKNFTFTMASKDGEMSFDFVGTYQEVIPRKKLVYQIADGRKVTVQFDIMDEQVILTENFEPENIHSVALQREGWQSILNNFKKYTNQ, from the coding sequence ATGATAAGACTAACATTCAGCATTGATATCAATGCTTCTAAAGAGAAAGTTTGGTATTCACTTTGGGATGAAGAAAACTACGAAGCCTGGGTCAGCGCATTCTGCGAAGGTTCTTATGCGATTTCGGATTGGAACCAAGGCAGTAAAATTTATTTTTTAGACCAAAATGGCAGCGGAATGAATTCGGAGATTGCCCTCAACAAACCTTTTGAAACCATGCTATTCCGTCATTTAGGCGAATTAAAAGAATATGTCGAACAACCCGCAACGGAGACAACCAAAGCTTGGTCAGGCGCCGAAGAGCGGTATGATTTAAATGAAAGCAATGGCATAACAACTGTCACTGTAACCATAGATTTGGTCGAAAAATATTTAGATTACTTTAAGGAGACTTTCCCGATAGCTCTAGAAAAACTAAAAGCCATAGCCGAAAGTGATACCAAAACCATCACAGTAAAAACAACCCTTGACGTTTCATTAGAAGAAGTTTGGAACAAATTCACCCAACCGGAACATATAGTAAACTGGAATTTCGCTTCTGAAGATTGGCATTGTCCCAAAGCAGAAAATCATTTGGATGTCGGGAAAAATTTCACTTTTACCATGGCTTCCAAAGACGGCGAAATGAGTTTTGATTTTGTCGGAACTTACCAAGAAGTAATTCCGAGGAAAAAATTGGTTTACCAAATTGCTGACGGGAGAAAAGTAACGGTACAATTCGATATTATGGATGAACAAGTTATCCTAACAGAAAATTTCGAACCGGAAAATATTCATTCGGTAGCACTCCAACGCGAAGGTTGGCAATCGATTTTAAACAATTTTAAAAAATATACAAATCAATAA
- a CDS encoding VOC family protein: MTQVNPYLIFNGNCEAAFLFYQSVFGGEFPYMGRFKDMPADDNCPPVSEDEANRIMHVSLPIGNTVLMGSDSTSQSGDAIIGTNISVSINTDSRAEADRIFNGLSAGGNAFMPMTSTFWGAYFGMFTDKFGINWMVNFDENPQP, encoded by the coding sequence ATGACACAAGTAAATCCTTATTTAATTTTTAACGGAAACTGTGAAGCTGCGTTTCTTTTTTATCAATCCGTTTTCGGAGGCGAATTTCCTTATATGGGTAGATTTAAAGACATGCCGGCCGATGACAATTGTCCACCGGTATCTGAAGATGAAGCTAACAGAATTATGCACGTTAGTTTGCCTATCGGAAATACCGTTTTAATGGGAAGTGACAGTACTTCACAAAGTGGCGATGCCATTATCGGAACCAATATTTCGGTTTCCATCAATACCGATAGCCGAGCGGAAGCAGACAGAATCTTCAACGGTTTATCTGCAGGCGGCAATGCTTTTATGCCGATGACCTCAACCTTTTGGGGCGCTTATTTTGGGATGTTTACCGATAAATTCGGCATCAATTGGATGGTGAATTTTGATGAAAATCCGCAACCTTAA
- a CDS encoding murein L,D-transpeptidase catalytic domain-containing protein: MKKKIVFLLFAVAVVAFGYNKINYKSKSKNKPTVNVSRTENKAKEALTFCQKNNFNEDFCILIDMSVHSGLNRFFVYDFKQNKITHQMLVGHGCCNYPWSQDWSKDNPTFSNKDGSHCSALGKYKIGQRAWSDWGINVKYVLHGLEKTNNNAQSRYIVFHSWEKVADKEVYPKGTPEGWGCPTISNSNMKVIDPILKKAKKPVLMWIYQ, translated from the coding sequence GTGAAAAAAAAGATTGTCTTTCTATTATTTGCCGTTGCAGTAGTAGCTTTTGGTTACAATAAAATCAATTACAAAAGCAAAAGCAAAAATAAACCAACAGTCAATGTTTCCCGAACCGAGAACAAGGCCAAGGAAGCTTTGACTTTTTGTCAAAAAAACAACTTCAATGAGGATTTTTGTATACTGATTGACATGAGCGTTCACTCAGGATTAAATCGGTTTTTTGTATATGATTTTAAACAAAATAAAATCACCCATCAAATGCTGGTTGGCCACGGTTGTTGTAACTATCCATGGAGCCAAGATTGGTCAAAAGACAACCCAACATTCAGCAACAAAGACGGCAGTCATTGTTCGGCTTTGGGCAAATACAAAATCGGGCAAAGAGCTTGGAGTGATTGGGGAATCAATGTCAAATATGTTCTTCACGGTTTGGAGAAAACCAATAACAATGCGCAATCACGTTACATTGTGTTCCATTCGTGGGAAAAAGTAGCCGACAAAGAAGTTTATCCAAAAGGAACTCCAGAAGGTTGGGGTTGTCCAACGATTTCCAACAGCAACATGAAAGTCATTGACCCAATCTTAAAAAAGGCAAAGAAGCCCGTTTTGATGTGGATTTATCAATAA
- the glmM gene encoding phosphoglucosamine mutase, whose translation MTLIKSISGIRGTIGGKVGDNLTPVDAVKFASAYGTFLKNNIQKDKLKVVIGRDARISGPMIHNLVVNTLIGLGIDVIDLGLSTTPTVEVAVPLEQADGGIILTASHNPKQWNALKLLNAKGEFLSGADGAKILEIAEAEAFDFSDVDSLGEITANDAYMDIHIDEVLELPLVDAEAVAKRKFKVVVDGVNSSGGIIIPKLLEQMGVECVKLYCEPNGHFPHNPEPLKEHLGDICKLVVEEKADFGIVVDPDVDRLAFISNDGEMFGEEYTLVACADYVLSKTPGNTVSNMSSSRALRDITEKHNGSYQASAVGEVNVVELMKASNAIIGGEGNGGIIYPELHYGRDSLVGVALFLTHLASLDMTVAELRASYPQYYMSKNKIELTPQIDVDAILEAMTEKYKNENISTIDGVKIDFPSEWVHLRKSNTEPIIRIYTEAPTQEAADQLALRIIDEIKAVAGI comes from the coding sequence ATGACTCTTATAAAATCAATCTCAGGAATTCGAGGCACTATAGGCGGAAAAGTTGGGGACAATTTGACTCCGGTGGATGCCGTAAAATTTGCTTCGGCTTATGGTACTTTCCTGAAAAACAATATACAAAAAGACAAGCTAAAAGTAGTAATTGGTCGTGATGCTCGTATTTCGGGACCGATGATTCACAATTTGGTGGTCAATACTTTAATCGGATTAGGCATTGATGTGATTGATTTAGGGTTGTCGACTACGCCAACCGTGGAAGTAGCTGTGCCATTGGAACAAGCAGACGGCGGAATCATTTTAACGGCTTCTCACAATCCGAAACAATGGAATGCTTTGAAGTTGTTGAATGCCAAAGGCGAATTTTTAAGTGGTGCCGATGGTGCTAAAATTTTAGAAATAGCCGAAGCCGAAGCATTTGATTTTTCGGATGTGGACAGTTTGGGTGAAATCACAGCGAATGATGCTTATATGGATATTCATATTGATGAGGTTTTAGAATTGCCTTTGGTCGATGCTGAAGCAGTGGCCAAAAGAAAATTCAAAGTCGTGGTTGATGGGGTGAATTCTTCCGGAGGCATTATCATTCCGAAGTTATTGGAACAAATGGGCGTGGAGTGCGTGAAATTGTATTGCGAACCGAATGGTCATTTTCCGCATAATCCGGAACCCTTGAAAGAGCATTTGGGCGATATCTGCAAATTGGTGGTAGAAGAAAAAGCCGATTTCGGGATTGTAGTTGACCCTGATGTGGACCGTTTGGCTTTCATTTCTAATGATGGCGAAATGTTTGGTGAAGAATATACTTTGGTGGCTTGTGCCGATTATGTGTTGAGCAAAACGCCGGGTAATACCGTTTCGAATATGTCTTCTTCACGAGCGTTGCGTGATATTACCGAAAAACACAATGGCAGTTACCAAGCGAGTGCTGTAGGTGAAGTGAACGTAGTCGAATTGATGAAAGCTTCGAATGCGATTATTGGTGGTGAAGGCAATGGCGGAATTATTTATCCTGAGTTGCATTACGGTCGCGATAGTTTGGTAGGCGTGGCTTTGTTCTTGACCCATTTGGCGAGTTTAGACATGACGGTTGCCGAATTAAGAGCTTCGTATCCGCAATATTATATGAGCAAAAACAAAATCGAATTGACACCGCAAATTGATGTGGATGCGATTTTGGAAGCGATGACTGAAAAGTATAAAAATGAAAATATTTCAACGATTGACGGTGTAAAAATTGATTTCCCGTCAGAATGGGTTCATTTGCGCAAATCCAACACCGAACCAATTATCCGAATTTATACTGAAGCACCAACGCAAGAAGCAGCAGATCAATTGGCTTTGAGAATTATTGACGAGATTAAAGCTGTGGCCGGGATTTAA
- a CDS encoding acyl carrier protein phosphodiesterase, which translates to MNFLAHIYLSGDNDLLKIGNFMADSIRGHHYEDYTTEIRKGILLHRSIDSFTDMHPIYRQSKHRLHEKYGHYSGVIMDIFYDHFLAKNWSNYSEVKLEDYAQDFYLLLKDNYEILTERAKGMMPYMIGRNWLVSYATIEGLEMIMFQMDYRTKHRVAMDESIVELKQYYPEFENEFTLFFEELRQHCQDKLATL; encoded by the coding sequence ATGAACTTCCTAGCCCACATTTATCTATCCGGCGACAACGATTTACTCAAAATTGGGAATTTTATGGCGGACAGTATTCGCGGGCATCATTATGAGGATTATACAACCGAAATCCGAAAAGGAATTCTCTTGCATCGTTCCATCGATAGTTTTACCGATATGCATCCTATTTATAGGCAAAGCAAACATAGATTACACGAGAAATACGGTCATTATTCGGGTGTGATTATGGATATTTTCTACGATCATTTTTTGGCCAAAAATTGGAGCAACTACTCTGAGGTCAAATTGGAAGATTATGCTCAGGATTTTTATCTCTTACTTAAAGATAATTACGAAATCCTGACCGAAAGAGCCAAAGGCATGATGCCTTATATGATTGGGCGCAATTGGCTGGTGAGTTATGCCACAATTGAAGGTTTGGAAATGATTATGTTCCAAATGGATTATCGCACCAAGCATCGAGTCGCTATGGACGAATCCATCGTTGAATTAAAACAATACTACCCCGAATTTGAAAATGAATTCACCTTATTTTTTGAGGAATTACGCCAACATTGCCAAGATAAATTAGCCACTTTATGA
- the ggt gene encoding gamma-glutamyltransferase, with translation MKKSLIVFLLIPNFIFAQQKGLIAEKAMVVSAREEASQIGVDIIKKGGNAFDAMIATQLALAVAYPYAGNISGGGFMVYRKANGEIGSLDFREKAPAKATKNMYQDQNGNVIPNLSIDGALSVGIPGSIAGIFEIHKKFGKLPLKDLFEPSIALAKKGIIVTPKEKEKLDENRAIIVKISGDKTLYNKTFNVGDTIKYLALANTLEQILKKGRNEFYKGKTAQKLVDFIQEKGGIISMKDMAEYQVVWRKPISFQHKDLTIISMAPPSSGGITLAQILKMIEPYPLSSFGHNAEKYIQVLTEAERRAYADRNYFLGDPDFVKIPLKGLLDKNYLKNRMSTFTFDQATKSADVSHGEVSVYESDETTHYSIVDAEGNAVSVTTTINGAYGSKLYCDELGFFLNNEMDDFSSKPGVPNSYGLVGAEANSIAPRKRMLSSMTPTIVEKNGKLFMLLGSPGGSMIITSVLQTILNVTEFQMSVQEAVNAPRFHHQWLPDEIQFEPGKFDKVLLEGLAKKGYKINEKVAPIIGKVDAILVLPDGKLEGGADFRGDDKAVGF, from the coding sequence ATGAAAAAAAGTCTCATCGTCTTTTTACTGATTCCCAATTTCATTTTCGCCCAACAAAAAGGACTAATTGCCGAAAAAGCGATGGTGGTTTCGGCACGGGAAGAAGCTTCGCAAATTGGTGTCGATATCATCAAAAAAGGCGGCAATGCTTTTGATGCGATGATTGCAACACAATTGGCACTTGCTGTGGCTTATCCTTATGCGGGGAACATATCCGGTGGCGGATTTATGGTGTATCGCAAAGCGAATGGGGAAATCGGTTCATTAGATTTTCGCGAAAAAGCTCCGGCCAAAGCGACCAAAAACATGTACCAAGACCAAAATGGCAATGTCATTCCGAATCTGAGTATTGACGGTGCTTTATCCGTTGGCATTCCGGGAAGCATCGCCGGGATTTTTGAAATCCACAAAAAGTTTGGAAAACTACCACTCAAGGATTTGTTTGAACCTTCAATCGCTTTAGCCAAAAAAGGGATCATAGTAACTCCGAAAGAAAAAGAAAAACTCGACGAAAACAGAGCAATTATTGTAAAAATTAGCGGTGATAAGACTTTGTACAATAAGACTTTTAACGTTGGTGACACCATCAAATATTTGGCTTTAGCCAACACTTTGGAACAAATTCTGAAAAAAGGCCGTAACGAATTCTACAAAGGCAAAACCGCTCAAAAACTGGTAGATTTTATCCAAGAAAAAGGCGGTATTATTTCGATGAAAGATATGGCCGAATACCAAGTCGTTTGGCGCAAACCGATTTCGTTTCAACACAAAGATTTGACCATCATATCAATGGCGCCACCAAGTAGCGGCGGGATTACTTTGGCACAAATCCTGAAAATGATTGAGCCTTATCCGCTAAGTTCATTTGGTCACAATGCTGAAAAATACATCCAAGTTTTAACTGAAGCCGAACGCAGGGCTTATGCTGATAGAAATTATTTTCTGGGCGACCCGGATTTTGTCAAAATTCCGCTAAAAGGATTGTTAGACAAAAACTATTTGAAAAACCGAATGAGTACTTTTACTTTTGACCAAGCCACCAAATCAGCGGATGTCAGTCATGGTGAGGTTTCTGTTTACGAAAGCGATGAAACTACCCATTACTCTATTGTGGATGCTGAAGGCAATGCCGTTTCGGTGACCACCACTATTAATGGCGCTTATGGTTCTAAATTGTATTGTGACGAATTGGGTTTCTTCTTGAACAATGAAATGGATGACTTCTCGTCTAAACCAGGCGTTCCGAATTCTTATGGTTTGGTTGGTGCCGAAGCCAACAGCATTGCACCACGAAAAAGAATGTTGAGTTCGATGACCCCAACAATCGTCGAGAAAAACGGTAAACTTTTTATGCTATTGGGTTCACCCGGTGGTTCGATGATTATTACTTCGGTTTTGCAAACGATTCTCAACGTAACCGAATTCCAGATGAGCGTTCAAGAAGCTGTCAATGCACCGAGATTTCACCACCAATGGTTGCCTGACGAAATTCAGTTTGAACCCGGAAAATTTGATAAAGTCTTATTGGAAGGCTTGGCCAAAAAAGGCTATAAAATCAATGAAAAAGTAGCCCCGATTATTGGTAAAGTCGACGCTATTTTAGTTTTACCCGACGGAAAACTGGAAGGCGGTGCCGATTTCAGAGGAGATGACAAAGCGGTTGGATTTTAG